A single Rhodothermales bacterium DNA region contains:
- a CDS encoding acyl-CoA dehydrogenase family protein, with translation MGLENLKLKNVSSRDKEMIRDIETMMGPEPSTMGFAKNLFWGRFQEEYVFPYPQTSEEETRKCDALLAELEDYLTNEHPSILIDQEEYIPEWAINRLFELGVMGMTVPEEYGGLGLGITSYNRVLEMIGAHCGSTSVMVSAHQSIGCKAIMLFGTEAQKKEFLPKVAREYLSAFCLSEPQVGSDAAGQETRAVRSKDGSHYILNGEKKWSTSGALSGMFTVMCKQRMADPKTGKETDKVTALICTPDMEGVEIFQKNRSKSCIRGTWQARIRFNNVKVPAANLLHKEGRGLNVALTCLNFGRCTLSAGITGAAKRAQDQATKWVQTRYQFGRPLADFELVQQRIARMHAFTFAADAMLYMMTGMLDRGDKDIMVETAMTKVFSSQIGWEVIDDAMQIMGGEAFMTENEIERLWRDNRIHRVVEGSNEVMQPFVFAYGGKQLAEQMIGIQEAIGWDTDEDPVSNLRRIVRNASNGRILQRAIPLGLQLFLGLKPSAPRISRVDASLQGHADRLARLVQDHSHFFKMASKWYREEIITRQVVQARIADNAVYLFALAASLSKMDHLVRSGAAGVEFDKDEAAFRHAFDLFALRIRQNITELKANADDSMAPAADAARKYNDSLPNADFYIHESSPIAGGTGKVVPTEHIRQFPGEAEVPAAAGDGAQGTPTVKPSRRVASKKGKAAGKA, from the coding sequence ATGGGACTCGAAAACCTGAAACTGAAGAACGTCTCCTCCCGGGACAAGGAAATGATCCGGGACATCGAAACCATGATGGGGCCCGAACCCTCGACGATGGGGTTTGCGAAGAACCTCTTCTGGGGACGGTTTCAGGAAGAATACGTCTTCCCGTACCCGCAGACTTCTGAAGAAGAGACGCGGAAGTGCGATGCGCTGCTGGCAGAGCTGGAGGATTATCTCACCAACGAGCATCCATCCATCCTGATTGATCAGGAAGAGTACATCCCGGAATGGGCCATCAACCGCCTGTTCGAGCTGGGCGTGATGGGCATGACGGTGCCGGAGGAGTATGGCGGACTCGGGCTTGGCATCACCAGCTACAATCGGGTGCTGGAGATGATCGGAGCGCACTGCGGATCCACTTCGGTCATGGTCTCGGCCCACCAGTCCATCGGGTGCAAGGCCATCATGCTCTTTGGCACGGAGGCCCAGAAGAAGGAGTTTCTGCCGAAGGTCGCACGCGAATACCTGTCGGCATTCTGTCTGTCAGAACCGCAGGTGGGCTCGGACGCGGCCGGGCAGGAGACCCGCGCGGTCAGGTCAAAGGACGGCTCGCACTACATCCTCAACGGGGAAAAGAAGTGGAGCACCTCGGGCGCTCTCTCGGGCATGTTCACCGTCATGTGCAAGCAGCGCATGGCCGACCCAAAGACCGGGAAGGAAACTGACAAGGTGACCGCGCTGATTTGCACCCCGGACATGGAAGGGGTGGAGATCTTCCAGAAGAACCGCTCCAAGTCGTGCATTCGCGGCACCTGGCAGGCCCGGATCCGCTTCAACAATGTGAAGGTGCCCGCAGCGAATCTGCTGCACAAGGAGGGCCGTGGCCTGAACGTGGCCCTGACTTGCCTGAATTTCGGTCGATGCACCCTGTCGGCAGGCATTACCGGCGCGGCCAAACGTGCCCAGGATCAGGCCACGAAGTGGGTGCAGACGCGCTACCAGTTCGGCCGTCCGCTGGCAGACTTTGAACTCGTGCAGCAGCGCATCGCCCGTATGCATGCGTTCACGTTTGCGGCCGATGCCATGCTCTACATGATGACCGGCATGCTGGATCGCGGCGACAAGGACATCATGGTGGAGACCGCGATGACCAAGGTGTTCAGCTCACAGATTGGCTGGGAAGTGATCGACGACGCCATGCAGATCATGGGTGGCGAGGCATTCATGACGGAGAACGAGATCGAGCGCCTGTGGCGGGACAATCGCATTCACCGCGTGGTGGAGGGCTCGAATGAGGTCATGCAGCCGTTTGTGTTTGCCTACGGCGGCAAGCAGCTGGCGGAGCAGATGATCGGGATCCAGGAGGCCATCGGCTGGGATACGGACGAGGATCCGGTTTCGAACCTGCGCCGCATCGTGCGAAACGCCTCGAACGGCCGCATTCTCCAGCGGGCCATCCCATTGGGTCTTCAGCTCTTCCTTGGCCTGAAGCCCTCTGCACCACGCATATCGCGGGTGGACGCGTCCCTGCAGGGCCATGCGGATCGGCTGGCCCGGCTGGTCCAGGACCATTCGCATTTCTTCAAGATGGCCTCCAAGTGGTATCGCGAAGAGATCATCACGAGGCAGGTGGTTCAGGCTCGCATTGCCGACAACGCCGTGTACCTGTTCGCGCTGGCGGCATCGCTCTCGAAGATGGATCACCTGGTGCGCAGCGGCGCTGCCGGCGTGGAATTCGACAAGGACGAAGCAGCTTTCCGCCACGCGTTCGACCTGTTTGCCCTCCGCATCCGGCAGAATATCACGGAGCTCAAGGCGAACGCCGACGACTCCATGGCGCCCGCTGCGGATGCTGCCCGCAAATACAATGACTCGCTGCCGAACGCGGATTTCTACATCCACGAGTCCTCACCCATTGCCGGCGGCACGGGCAAGGTCGTGCCCACCGAGCACATCCGGCAGTTCCCCGGCGAGGCCGAGGTTCCGGCAGCGGCGGGCGATGGCGCGCAGGGCACGCCTACCGTGAAGCCCTCGCGACGGGTTGCGTCCAAGAAGGGCAAGGCAGCGGGCAAGGCCTGA
- a CDS encoding DUF1800 family protein — protein MAIDRRSFLRTPHEVVDLGVRNGFVESAEPAPRPETQPPAPGSLGISAGLEAHATPLAEADVKHALRRCAFGAKPELLEAWTGSTATELANALVDESVAMPLPDETWWANEAIPGRGSTQEERRAYRDANNQWLLEYRMDWMQRMMRDGLRERLALVWHNHFVTGVSSYRYAVFSFRYVQTLRTYALGNFKEFVRYMGLDPSMLLYLNGIQNRVGTPNENYARELLELFTMGPVGPDGTPNYTENDIRELARALTGFQVSATTLGPVFTRNRFDDGFKEIFGRFENFNYASAIDLIFAERAEAIAHFVCRHLYASLVYSGVDDAVVSSLATQLLDANWELEPVIRTLLASAHFFDPQAQGAQIKSPVEHALGMPVEMDIAPTMQTLNVLYRTARANGQNLLDPPNVAGWPGHHIWMNTTTLPYRWFVSEVFLSGRGGTAVALTPLAQRIHDELDPEAAFRLPLALVEHLIAAPVDLLDIPEISDEFGGDLVNFPIPEWVNAAPPHVRNLAKMFLGGQPWYEWGLHVQGAEERMTSFVRQISQYPEYQLV, from the coding sequence ATGGCCATCGATAGACGTTCTTTCCTGCGCACGCCCCACGAGGTTGTTGACCTCGGTGTGCGCAATGGTTTTGTGGAATCAGCGGAGCCGGCACCGCGGCCGGAAACGCAGCCCCCAGCACCCGGGTCGCTGGGAATCAGCGCCGGGCTCGAAGCGCACGCCACACCGCTGGCGGAGGCAGACGTCAAGCACGCCCTCCGTCGGTGCGCATTCGGAGCGAAACCGGAGTTGCTGGAAGCCTGGACGGGCAGCACGGCCACCGAGCTCGCGAATGCTCTCGTCGACGAGTCAGTGGCCATGCCGCTTCCGGATGAAACCTGGTGGGCCAATGAGGCCATCCCGGGGCGGGGCTCCACGCAGGAGGAACGCCGGGCCTACCGGGACGCCAACAACCAGTGGCTGCTCGAATACCGCATGGACTGGATGCAGCGCATGATGCGTGACGGGCTGCGAGAGCGCCTGGCTCTGGTCTGGCACAACCATTTCGTGACGGGAGTCTCGTCCTACCGCTACGCGGTGTTTTCCTTCCGGTATGTGCAAACGCTGCGCACGTACGCGCTGGGCAATTTCAAGGAGTTTGTGCGCTACATGGGGCTTGACCCGTCGATGCTGCTCTATCTGAACGGCATCCAGAACCGGGTAGGCACCCCGAACGAGAACTACGCGCGCGAACTGCTGGAGCTGTTCACCATGGGCCCTGTGGGTCCCGACGGCACGCCGAACTACACGGAGAATGACATTCGGGAGCTGGCTCGTGCGCTGACCGGATTTCAGGTCTCCGCCACGACGCTGGGCCCTGTGTTCACGCGCAACCGGTTCGACGACGGCTTCAAGGAAATCTTTGGCCGCTTCGAGAACTTCAACTACGCGTCCGCAATCGACCTGATCTTTGCGGAGCGCGCTGAGGCCATCGCCCATTTTGTGTGCCGCCACCTGTACGCCTCCCTGGTCTACTCCGGGGTGGACGATGCCGTGGTTTCTTCGCTCGCCACGCAGCTGCTGGATGCCAACTGGGAGCTGGAGCCGGTCATCCGGACTTTGCTGGCCAGTGCGCACTTCTTCGACCCGCAGGCGCAGGGAGCCCAGATCAAGAGCCCTGTCGAACACGCGCTCGGCATGCCGGTGGAGATGGACATTGCGCCGACCATGCAGACGCTGAATGTGCTGTACCGTACTGCCCGCGCGAATGGTCAGAATTTGCTTGACCCGCCGAATGTCGCAGGCTGGCCCGGGCACCATATCTGGATGAACACCACCACCCTGCCCTATCGCTGGTTTGTTTCGGAGGTGTTTCTGTCCGGGCGTGGAGGCACGGCGGTGGCTCTGACGCCGCTCGCTCAGCGGATCCATGATGAGCTTGACCCGGAGGCCGCGTTCCGGCTGCCGCTGGCTCTTGTGGAGCACCTCATTGCGGCTCCCGTCGATCTGTTGGACATCCCCGAGATTTCGGATGAGTTCGGTGGGGACCTGGTCAATTTTCCCATCCCTGAGTGGGTGAACGCCGCACCGCCGCACGTGCGCAATCTGGCCAAGATGTTCCTGGGAGGGCAGCCGTGGTATGAGTGGGGGCTGCATGTGCAGGGAGCCGAGGAGCGCATGACATCCTTTGTGCGCCAGATCAGTCAGTATCCGGAATATCAGCTCGTCTAG
- a CDS encoding DUF1501 domain-containing protein, translated as MCTHHHHGPRHGSRLEDGHAHSEDHHAWSRRDFLGSVGLTAALGGMALGGVPVRAFAQTGMLSRLAAVDTDRVLVILQLSGGNDGLNTIVPYRNDLYFNARPNLGLRDAIQVTDSVGFHPQLTQLADLYADGTMGVVHSVGYPEADLSHFRSTDIWMTAGDGSSGVQATGWAGRYLDAEFPEYAETPTDFPLAVQLGGGAPLMFSGPAAQMGMSVQSMELFDRIAETAQLYRTDNLPASRLGTEMGFLRSVANDSFQFAGAIQDASAAGSNTVEYITPNPLADQLSAVARLIRGGLGSRIYHVSLGGFDTHANQANTHAVLMRYISEAVSAFLADLSADGWADRTLVMSFSEFGRRVGENGSGGTDHGTAAPLFLFGPAVKAGFHGSLPDLDNLSNGNLSYQTDFRSVYGSVMRQWFGLPEPTVASVLGGDFPNLDLVESGVGTHLDAVTDLPSTVHLSAPYPNPAATSAHVSYTLSDAAETRLEVFDMLGRRVQQAHLGVRAAGAGSLRIETASLPPGQYLVRLEAGGQRSSTALIVAR; from the coding sequence ATGTGTACGCATCATCATCATGGGCCGCGCCACGGAAGCCGGCTGGAAGACGGGCATGCCCACTCTGAGGACCATCATGCCTGGTCGCGTCGCGACTTCCTGGGAAGCGTCGGCCTGACCGCGGCGCTGGGCGGCATGGCCCTGGGCGGCGTCCCGGTACGCGCGTTCGCGCAAACGGGCATGCTTTCCCGGCTTGCCGCCGTCGATACAGACCGCGTACTGGTCATTCTGCAACTCTCCGGAGGCAATGACGGCCTGAATACCATCGTTCCATATCGGAACGATCTGTACTTCAACGCCCGCCCCAACCTGGGTCTTCGCGACGCCATACAGGTCACCGACTCCGTCGGATTCCACCCCCAGCTCACCCAACTGGCCGACCTGTACGCAGACGGCACGATGGGCGTGGTGCACTCGGTCGGGTACCCGGAGGCCGATCTGAGCCACTTTCGATCCACGGACATCTGGATGACCGCAGGAGACGGATCGAGCGGTGTCCAGGCTACCGGCTGGGCCGGGCGATACCTCGACGCGGAATTTCCGGAGTACGCGGAGACCCCCACCGATTTCCCGCTCGCCGTGCAGCTGGGCGGCGGCGCGCCGCTGATGTTCTCCGGCCCGGCAGCTCAGATGGGCATGTCGGTACAGAGCATGGAGCTGTTCGACCGCATTGCGGAAACTGCCCAGCTCTACCGCACCGACAACCTGCCCGCTTCCCGGCTCGGCACTGAGATGGGATTCCTTCGCTCGGTGGCCAACGACTCGTTCCAGTTCGCGGGCGCTATTCAGGATGCCTCAGCCGCAGGGTCCAACACGGTGGAGTACATCACGCCGAACCCGCTGGCAGACCAGCTTTCAGCCGTGGCCCGACTGATTCGCGGTGGACTGGGATCGCGCATCTACCATGTCTCCCTGGGTGGCTTCGACACGCATGCCAACCAGGCGAATACGCACGCCGTGCTGATGCGCTACATCTCGGAGGCGGTTTCGGCTTTTCTGGCGGATCTGTCTGCCGACGGCTGGGCAGACCGAACGCTGGTCATGTCCTTTAGCGAGTTCGGCCGCCGAGTGGGCGAGAACGGCTCAGGTGGCACGGACCACGGCACGGCGGCGCCACTATTTCTGTTCGGGCCCGCCGTCAAGGCAGGATTTCACGGCAGCCTGCCGGACCTCGACAACCTGAGCAACGGCAACCTCTCATATCAGACCGATTTTCGATCCGTCTACGGCTCGGTCATGCGCCAGTGGTTCGGCCTGCCGGAGCCGACGGTGGCATCCGTGCTGGGTGGCGACTTCCCGAATCTTGACCTGGTGGAGTCGGGTGTTGGCACGCACCTGGATGCGGTCACGGATCTCCCGTCCACGGTGCACCTGTCTGCTCCGTATCCCAACCCGGCAGCCACCTCGGCCCATGTGTCCTACACCCTGTCGGATGCGGCTGAAACCCGGCTTGAGGTATTCGACATGCTGGGGCGCCGCGTGCAGCAGGCCCATCTGGGGGTCCGCGCGGCGGGAGCGGGAAGTCTGCGGATTGAGACGGCTTCGCTTCCTCCCGGTCAGTACCTGGTGCGCCTGGAGGCAGGTGGTCAACGAAGCTCGACGGCACTGATCGTGGCCCGATAG
- a CDS encoding SDR family oxidoreductase has translation MERLSEFREYDLLATARQPEPVFEGASGGYQPLDITVARDVRRVFEDFTPDVVVNCAAMTHVDACEEDKETCWKANVDGVELLARHCLIHGAHLIQVSTDFVFDGKNGPYRETDRPKPLSFYGKSKLAAENAARGAGLDAWSIARTVLVYGDGRPGTRSDFVRWVVRELSANKPIRVVTDQFRTPTYVPDLANGIERLIRFGKVGTYHVSGRELLSVYDMALRIASAFDLDKDLIHPILTSDLPRPAERPLKSGFLILKAESELGYRPTPLDDSLKALRAVLSTSPA, from the coding sequence ATGGAGCGCCTCTCCGAGTTCCGGGAATATGACCTGCTGGCCACGGCCAGGCAGCCGGAGCCCGTGTTCGAGGGCGCTTCCGGCGGCTATCAACCGCTGGACATCACGGTGGCGCGGGACGTTCGCCGCGTATTTGAGGACTTCACACCAGATGTGGTGGTTAACTGCGCCGCGATGACGCACGTAGATGCGTGCGAGGAGGACAAGGAGACTTGCTGGAAAGCCAACGTGGACGGTGTCGAGCTGCTGGCCAGGCACTGCCTGATCCACGGTGCTCACCTCATACAGGTCTCCACCGACTTCGTGTTTGACGGCAAGAACGGTCCCTATCGTGAGACCGACCGGCCGAAACCACTCAGCTTCTACGGCAAGTCGAAACTGGCTGCAGAAAACGCGGCCCGGGGCGCCGGCCTGGATGCCTGGTCGATCGCCCGCACGGTGTTGGTTTACGGCGACGGGAGACCGGGCACCCGGTCCGACTTCGTGCGCTGGGTCGTGCGCGAGCTGTCCGCGAACAAGCCCATTCGGGTCGTGACGGACCAGTTTCGCACTCCGACCTATGTGCCGGACCTGGCGAACGGGATCGAACGCCTGATCCGCTTCGGCAAGGTGGGCACTTACCACGTTTCAGGCCGGGAGCTGCTCAGTGTGTACGACATGGCGCTGCGCATTGCGTCGGCCTTTGATCTGGACAAGGACCTGATTCATCCCATTCTGACCAGCGATCTGCCGAGGCCGGCTGAGCGTCCGCTAAAGTCCGGATTCCTCATCCTGAAAGCCGAGTCCGAACTCGGATATCGGCCGACGCCGCTGGACGATTCACTGAAAGCCTTGCGCGCAGTGCTGAGCACATCGCCCGCATAG
- a CDS encoding tetratricopeptide repeat protein, with the protein MTRQRPSGRRARLLAPILAVLCLGAVPSASSQGIDSTLVTRYQLAESYLRAAQFDRAIALLEGLVERSPDTYVFFDKLREAYASVKRYDEAIALVESRIAPGEAGTPLRAEKARLQYLNGDEEGALVTWDEAIGQAPDRPGTYLVVYRSLMQMRLFEKAAEVLEYGRHELGNDQLFQTDLAYLYSLTGRHDDAAREYLSVLAQNERQITFVRGRLSQQIEQEDVMTASVAATEAAVRQDPLNRAFRELLGWLYLESGRYEEALDANRAIDRLENEQGRVLYAFAQQAADAGAYGAALEAYEEILDRYPDAPSAPEARQATGLLYERWADRAREAADPQADSLYSEAIAAYGRFLSAHPGHDLLPEVHFRLGRIQREVLQDLDAAEASYNLILERWPGYDTADHASFELARLAVLRNRMGEAQTRYARLSDRLRTGELAEAARFELALIHFYRGEFDAALGLTESMKENTAADVSNDAIALKVLLVENRGPDSLDAPLRGLASIRLASRQARYDEALSDLDGILNQLGNHPLLDDLSFERAALLASLGRPEEAVAAYKEFPLTHPDSHLADRSLFEAARIESEVLGRDDDATTTLNRLLTDYPGSLLGSEARDRIRLLRGDGT; encoded by the coding sequence ATGACCCGACAGCGCCCGTCCGGAAGACGAGCCCGACTACTTGCCCCGATCCTGGCCGTCCTGTGCCTGGGCGCGGTGCCTTCGGCCAGCAGCCAGGGCATCGACTCCACCCTGGTCACACGCTACCAGCTGGCCGAGTCCTATCTGCGTGCCGCGCAATTTGACAGGGCCATCGCCCTTCTGGAAGGACTTGTGGAGCGCAGTCCGGACACCTACGTGTTCTTCGACAAGCTTCGCGAGGCCTACGCCTCCGTCAAACGGTACGATGAGGCGATTGCGCTCGTTGAAAGCCGGATTGCTCCCGGAGAGGCCGGCACACCCCTGCGCGCGGAGAAGGCACGCCTGCAGTACCTCAACGGCGATGAGGAGGGCGCCCTCGTCACCTGGGACGAGGCCATCGGACAAGCCCCGGACCGGCCGGGCACGTACCTGGTGGTCTATCGGTCCCTGATGCAGATGCGCCTCTTCGAGAAGGCTGCCGAGGTCCTGGAATACGGGCGCCACGAGTTGGGCAACGACCAGCTCTTCCAGACCGATCTTGCCTATCTCTATTCGCTCACAGGCAGGCATGACGATGCGGCCCGCGAATACCTGTCCGTGCTTGCACAGAACGAGCGGCAGATCACCTTCGTCCGGGGGCGCCTGTCGCAGCAGATCGAGCAGGAGGACGTCATGACTGCCAGCGTGGCCGCCACGGAGGCCGCCGTGCGTCAGGATCCACTGAACAGGGCATTCCGGGAGCTGCTCGGCTGGCTCTACCTGGAGTCGGGGCGCTATGAGGAGGCTCTCGACGCGAATCGGGCCATCGACCGCCTGGAGAATGAACAGGGGCGTGTGCTCTACGCGTTTGCCCAGCAGGCAGCGGACGCGGGCGCGTACGGAGCCGCGCTGGAGGCGTATGAGGAGATCCTGGACCGATACCCGGATGCGCCCTCGGCGCCCGAAGCCCGCCAGGCCACCGGCCTGCTCTATGAACGATGGGCAGACCGGGCCCGCGAGGCGGCAGATCCTCAGGCCGACTCGCTCTACTCAGAAGCCATCGCAGCCTACGGCCGTTTTCTCAGCGCGCATCCGGGCCACGATCTGCTACCCGAGGTGCACTTCCGCCTGGGGCGCATCCAGCGCGAGGTGCTGCAGGATCTGGATGCCGCCGAAGCCTCCTACAACCTGATTCTGGAACGCTGGCCCGGCTATGACACCGCCGACCACGCATCCTTCGAGCTGGCACGCCTTGCCGTCCTGAGGAATCGCATGGGGGAGGCTCAAACCCGATATGCCCGCCTCTCGGACAGGCTGCGAACCGGGGAGCTGGCCGAGGCGGCGCGCTTTGAACTGGCCCTCATCCACTTCTATCGCGGGGAGTTCGATGCGGCGCTCGGGCTGACCGAGTCCATGAAGGAGAACACCGCCGCGGACGTATCGAATGATGCGATTGCTCTGAAGGTGTTGCTTGTTGAAAACCGGGGACCGGACTCCCTGGACGCTCCGCTTCGAGGACTTGCATCCATTCGACTGGCCTCCCGTCAAGCCAGATATGACGAAGCCCTCTCCGACCTGGACGGTATCCTCAATCAGCTTGGCAACCACCCGCTGCTGGATGACCTTTCCTTCGAGCGCGCTGCGCTGCTCGCTTCGCTCGGCAGGCCTGAGGAAGCCGTGGCGGCCTACAAGGAGTTTCCCCTGACCCACCCGGACAGCCACCTGGCAGACCGCAGCCTGTTCGAGGCGGCCCGCATCGAGTCCGAGGTACTGGGCCGGGACGACGACGCCACCACAACCCTCAACCGACTGCTGACCGACTACCCCGGCTCGTTGCTGGGCTCCGAAGCGCGCGACCGCATTCGTCTACTACGTGGTGACGGTACATGA
- the pyrF gene encoding orotidine-5'-phosphate decarboxylase gives MKPFSRRLAIAQQRTGSALCVGLDPDLERIPAHIKASRTPESAVETFCREIIASTSDHACAYKLNFAFFERLGDAGFAVLRRVRRAVPPECLTVADCKRGDIGNSARFYADSALGDLGFDSVTVSPYMGRDSVEPFLQYGGTATFLLVHTSNPGRSDLQTLDVGGRPLYERVAEAAVSWGADTPGQPGFVVGASDPAVLARIRALAPETPFLIPGVGAQGGDADAVMTASGTEPGLTLVNSSRAICYASEGEDFAGAAANAAREAALKLALNAHA, from the coding sequence ATGAAACCTTTTTCCCGCCGTCTGGCGATCGCCCAGCAGCGCACGGGGTCGGCACTCTGCGTTGGCCTGGATCCTGACCTCGAGCGCATTCCGGCCCACATCAAGGCCAGCCGGACTCCGGAAAGTGCCGTGGAGACGTTCTGCAGGGAGATCATTGCGTCCACCTCCGACCATGCCTGTGCCTACAAGCTCAACTTCGCGTTCTTCGAGCGGCTGGGCGATGCGGGGTTTGCCGTACTCCGCCGGGTGCGACGGGCCGTACCTCCTGAGTGTCTGACGGTCGCGGACTGCAAGCGCGGCGACATCGGAAACTCCGCACGGTTCTATGCCGACTCTGCGCTCGGCGACCTGGGCTTCGATTCGGTGACCGTCAGTCCGTACATGGGCCGGGACAGCGTCGAGCCGTTCCTGCAGTATGGGGGCACGGCGACGTTTCTCCTTGTGCATACCTCCAATCCAGGACGATCCGACCTGCAGACATTGGATGTGGGGGGACGCCCCCTCTACGAGCGCGTGGCCGAAGCTGCTGTCTCCTGGGGAGCCGACACGCCCGGTCAGCCCGGCTTCGTGGTTGGCGCGTCCGATCCCGCCGTGCTCGCGCGCATCCGGGCTCTTGCGCCGGAAACGCCATTCCTGATCCCCGGCGTCGGCGCTCAGGGTGGGGATGCGGACGCGGTAATGACGGCCTCCGGCACCGAACCCGGCCTCACCCTGGTCAACTCCAGTCGAGCCATCTGCTACGCGTCTGAAGGCGAGGACTTTGCGGGCGCCGCCGCAAACGCCGCCAGAGAAGCCGCCCTCAAACTGGCCCTGAACGCCCATGCCTGA
- the serS gene encoding serine--tRNA ligase, which yields MIDLTLLRENPDLLKRGIRAKRKGDEATVDALLDADTRRRESVTLEQELREQANAAAKSIGELMKSGRRDEAQDQIKASSELKERLKTQEEATRAIEAELHQLVLEIPNPPHESVPEGAGPEDNAIPFQAQVLPGFDFEPKPHWELCATLGLVDFDRGAKVTGAGFPFYLGKGARLQRALIQFFLDQASDAGFVEMQPPIMVNADSATGTGALPDKEAQMYEVPRDDLYLIPTAEVPVTNYRRDEILTEDELPVRYAAYTPCFRREAGSYGKDVRGLNRLHQFDKVEIVQLVRPEDSYDALEAMTEHAEGLLNALGLPFRRLLLCTGDMGITQSKTYDLEVWSAGQERWLEVSSVSNFETFQARRANIRYRPAGGGKPQFVHTLNGSALALPRIMASLLELYQQDDGSIEVPEVLRAYTGFDRIG from the coding sequence ATGATTGACCTTACCCTCCTCCGCGAGAACCCCGATCTCCTGAAGCGTGGCATCCGTGCCAAGCGTAAAGGTGACGAAGCAACTGTCGATGCCCTCCTGGATGCAGACACCCGTCGGCGCGAGTCCGTGACGCTGGAACAGGAGCTTCGGGAGCAGGCGAACGCGGCTGCGAAATCCATCGGCGAACTGATGAAGTCGGGTCGGCGCGACGAGGCGCAGGACCAGATCAAGGCCTCTTCCGAGCTGAAAGAGCGGTTGAAAACGCAGGAGGAAGCCACTCGTGCCATTGAGGCGGAGTTGCACCAGCTTGTCCTGGAGATACCGAATCCTCCACATGAGAGCGTGCCGGAGGGCGCCGGTCCCGAGGACAACGCCATTCCCTTCCAGGCCCAGGTGCTGCCAGGATTCGACTTCGAGCCGAAACCTCACTGGGAGCTTTGCGCGACCCTCGGCCTGGTCGACTTTGATCGCGGTGCCAAGGTTACGGGTGCCGGATTCCCGTTCTACCTGGGCAAGGGAGCCCGTCTGCAGCGCGCACTGATCCAGTTTTTTCTGGATCAGGCGAGCGACGCCGGCTTTGTCGAAATGCAGCCGCCGATCATGGTCAACGCGGACTCCGCGACGGGCACCGGTGCGCTGCCCGACAAGGAGGCCCAGATGTACGAGGTCCCCCGGGACGACCTCTACCTGATCCCGACTGCGGAGGTACCGGTCACCAATTACCGGCGTGACGAGATCCTCACGGAAGACGAGCTGCCGGTGCGCTACGCCGCCTACACCCCGTGTTTCCGCAGGGAAGCGGGCTCCTACGGAAAGGACGTGCGCGGACTGAACCGGCTCCACCAGTTCGACAAGGTGGAAATCGTGCAGTTGGTACGTCCGGAGGATTCGTACGATGCGCTCGAAGCCATGACCGAGCACGCCGAAGGCCTGCTCAACGCGTTGGGTCTGCCCTTCCGGCGACTGCTGCTTTGCACCGGTGACATGGGCATCACCCAGTCCAAGACGTACGATCTCGAAGTCTGGAGTGCGGGACAGGAGCGCTGGCTGGAGGTGTCCTCCGTCTCAAATTTCGAAACCTTCCAGGCCCGCCGCGCAAATATCCGTTACCGCCCCGCCGGAGGCGGCAAGCCGCAGTTTGTGCACACGCTGAACGGGTCGGCCCTGGCCCTGCCCCGCATCATGGCATCGCTGCTCGAGTTGTATCAGCAGGACGATGGGTCCATCGAGGTGCCGGAAGTGCTGCGGGCGTACACAGGATTCGACCGCATCGGCTGA
- a CDS encoding acyl-CoA thioesterase, giving the protein MSEIVLPNDTNNLGNLRGGKILHWMDICAAISAQRHSGHVCVTASVDNVQFKSPIRQGEVVMIESHLNRAFTTSMEIEINVWAENPVKGTKRVSNRAYYTFVAIDAAGVPQRVPQLRPETDEEMARYAAAAQRREFRLLLSGKLDGADTERLAKVVRDYPVAAG; this is encoded by the coding sequence ATGAGCGAAATCGTTCTGCCAAACGACACGAACAACCTCGGCAACCTGCGCGGCGGAAAGATCCTGCACTGGATGGATATCTGTGCAGCCATTTCGGCGCAGCGGCACAGCGGACACGTCTGCGTAACCGCCAGTGTGGACAATGTGCAGTTCAAAAGCCCCATTCGTCAGGGTGAGGTGGTGATGATTGAAAGTCATCTGAACCGGGCATTCACCACATCGATGGAAATAGAGATCAACGTGTGGGCGGAGAACCCCGTCAAAGGCACCAAGCGGGTATCCAACAGAGCCTACTACACGTTTGTGGCGATCGATGCGGCCGGTGTACCACAGCGGGTGCCGCAACTCAGACCTGAAACCGACGAGGAGATGGCCCGCTATGCGGCGGCGGCGCAGCGCCGCGAATTCCGTCTCCTCCTCTCCGGAAAACTCGACGGCGCCGACACGGAGCGGCTTGCGAAGGTGGTACGTGACTACCCTGTGGCGGCCGGCTAG